Proteins found in one Henckelia pumila isolate YLH828 unplaced genomic scaffold, ASM3356847v2 CTG_358:::fragment_2:::debris, whole genome shotgun sequence genomic segment:
- the LOC140871062 gene encoding uncharacterized protein isoform X3, producing the protein MLTLSASTLRDQDALSKVPTREVLEGRAYGLQHPWFGIVNRSQADINKNVDMNSSRQKEREYFESSPEYGHLAHKMRSEYLAKLLSQSWTVLAGPLQLMVGHNCTKFWKCAVHLMAYLRNIWMAAPMDLGHEDVDMSIKLCRVIPNLTFFETHNWLLSYFLFLIISSYMPTPVLVIIDVQPKELGIPTKAYYAVEEVKEDVFNLLPNLNVSELIKAFAVKTNDMMLVIYLSSLIRSVLALHNLINTNERDF; encoded by the exons ATG CTAACTCTTTCTGCTTCAACCTTGCGTGATCAGGATGCGCTGTCAAAGGTGCCGACACGAGAA GTACTCGAGGGTAGAGCGTACGGGCTCCAACATCCATGGTTTGGAATAGTGAACCGTTcacaagctgatatcaataagaaTGTTGACATGAATTCTTCTCGCCAAAAAGAAAGGGAATATTTTGAATCAAGCCCAGAATATGGGCATCTTGCTCACAAAATGAGATCAGAATATCTGGCAAAGCTTTTGTCTCAG AGTTGGACTGTATTGGCAGGCCCATTGCAACTGATGGTGGG GcacaattgtacaaaattttggaAATGTGCCGTGCATTTGATGGCATATTTAAGGAACATTTGGATGGCGG CTCCAATGGACTTGGGACATGAAGATGTTGATATGTCCATTAAACTGTGTCGGGTGATTCCCAATTTGACCTTTTTTGAGACGCACAACTGGCTTCTCTCATATTTCCTTTTTCTTATTATTTCAAG CTACATGCCAACTCCTGTGTTAGTCATTATCGACGTCCAGCCGAAAGAGCTTGGGATACCCACTAAAGCCTATTATGCGGTTGAGGAGGTTAAAGAG GATGTTTTCAACCTACTTCCTAATCTAAATGTGTCCGAATTAATTAAAGCTTTTGCAG TGAAAACAAATGATATGATGTTGGTCATATATCTTTCGTCCCTCATCAGAAGTGTGCTTGCTCTTCATAATTTGATCAACACTAACGAGAGAG AC
- the LOC140871062 gene encoding uncharacterized protein isoform X5 — protein sequence MNSSRQKEREYFESSPEYGHLAHKMRSEYLAKLLSQSWTVLAGPLQLMVGHNCTKFWKCAVHLMAYLRNIWMAAPMDLGHEDVDMSIKLCRVIPNLTFFETHNWLLSYFLFLIISSYMPTPVLVIIDVQPKELGIPTKAYYAVEEVKEDVFNLLPNLNVSELIKAFAVKTNDMMLVIYLSSLIRSVLALHNLINTNERGSALFFNPFLEQRLLRSTKLH from the exons ATGAATTCTTCTCGCCAAAAAGAAAGGGAATATTTTGAATCAAGCCCAGAATATGGGCATCTTGCTCACAAAATGAGATCAGAATATCTGGCAAAGCTTTTGTCTCAG AGTTGGACTGTATTGGCAGGCCCATTGCAACTGATGGTGGG GcacaattgtacaaaattttggaAATGTGCCGTGCATTTGATGGCATATTTAAGGAACATTTGGATGGCGG CTCCAATGGACTTGGGACATGAAGATGTTGATATGTCCATTAAACTGTGTCGGGTGATTCCCAATTTGACCTTTTTTGAGACGCACAACTGGCTTCTCTCATATTTCCTTTTTCTTATTATTTCAAG CTACATGCCAACTCCTGTGTTAGTCATTATCGACGTCCAGCCGAAAGAGCTTGGGATACCCACTAAAGCCTATTATGCGGTTGAGGAGGTTAAAGAG GATGTTTTCAACCTACTTCCTAATCTAAATGTGTCCGAATTAATTAAAGCTTTTGCAG TGAAAACAAATGATATGATGTTGGTCATATATCTTTCGTCCCTCATCAGAAGTGTGCTTGCTCTTCATAATTTGATCAACACTAACGAGAGAGGTTCTGCTTTATTTTTTAATCCCTTTTTAGAACAAAGACTTTTAAGATCCACTAAACTACATTGA
- the LOC140871062 gene encoding uncharacterized protein isoform X2, translating to MLTLSASTLRDQDALSKVLEGRAYGLQHPWFGIVNRSQADINKNVDMNSSRQKEREYFESSPEYGHLAHKMRSEYLAKLLSQSWTVLAGPLQLMVGHNCTKFWKCAVHLMAYLRNIWMAAPMDLGHEDVDMSIKLCRVIPNLTFFETHNWLLSYFLFLIISSYMPTPVLVIIDVQPKELGIPTKAYYAVEEVKEDVFNLLPNLNVSELIKAFAVKTNDMMLVIYLSSLIRSVLALHNLINTNERGSALFFNPFLEQRLLRSTKLH from the exons ATG CTAACTCTTTCTGCTTCAACCTTGCGTGATCAGGATGCGCTGTCAAAG GTACTCGAGGGTAGAGCGTACGGGCTCCAACATCCATGGTTTGGAATAGTGAACCGTTcacaagctgatatcaataagaaTGTTGACATGAATTCTTCTCGCCAAAAAGAAAGGGAATATTTTGAATCAAGCCCAGAATATGGGCATCTTGCTCACAAAATGAGATCAGAATATCTGGCAAAGCTTTTGTCTCAG AGTTGGACTGTATTGGCAGGCCCATTGCAACTGATGGTGGG GcacaattgtacaaaattttggaAATGTGCCGTGCATTTGATGGCATATTTAAGGAACATTTGGATGGCGG CTCCAATGGACTTGGGACATGAAGATGTTGATATGTCCATTAAACTGTGTCGGGTGATTCCCAATTTGACCTTTTTTGAGACGCACAACTGGCTTCTCTCATATTTCCTTTTTCTTATTATTTCAAG CTACATGCCAACTCCTGTGTTAGTCATTATCGACGTCCAGCCGAAAGAGCTTGGGATACCCACTAAAGCCTATTATGCGGTTGAGGAGGTTAAAGAG GATGTTTTCAACCTACTTCCTAATCTAAATGTGTCCGAATTAATTAAAGCTTTTGCAG TGAAAACAAATGATATGATGTTGGTCATATATCTTTCGTCCCTCATCAGAAGTGTGCTTGCTCTTCATAATTTGATCAACACTAACGAGAGAGGTTCTGCTTTATTTTTTAATCCCTTTTTAGAACAAAGACTTTTAAGATCCACTAAACTACATTGA
- the LOC140871062 gene encoding uncharacterized protein isoform X1, with protein MLTLSASTLRDQDALSKVPTREVLEGRAYGLQHPWFGIVNRSQADINKNVDMNSSRQKEREYFESSPEYGHLAHKMRSEYLAKLLSQSWTVLAGPLQLMVGHNCTKFWKCAVHLMAYLRNIWMAAPMDLGHEDVDMSIKLCRVIPNLTFFETHNWLLSYFLFLIISSYMPTPVLVIIDVQPKELGIPTKAYYAVEEVKEDVFNLLPNLNVSELIKAFAVKTNDMMLVIYLSSLIRSVLALHNLINTNERGSALFFNPFLEQRLLRSTKLH; from the exons ATG CTAACTCTTTCTGCTTCAACCTTGCGTGATCAGGATGCGCTGTCAAAGGTGCCGACACGAGAA GTACTCGAGGGTAGAGCGTACGGGCTCCAACATCCATGGTTTGGAATAGTGAACCGTTcacaagctgatatcaataagaaTGTTGACATGAATTCTTCTCGCCAAAAAGAAAGGGAATATTTTGAATCAAGCCCAGAATATGGGCATCTTGCTCACAAAATGAGATCAGAATATCTGGCAAAGCTTTTGTCTCAG AGTTGGACTGTATTGGCAGGCCCATTGCAACTGATGGTGGG GcacaattgtacaaaattttggaAATGTGCCGTGCATTTGATGGCATATTTAAGGAACATTTGGATGGCGG CTCCAATGGACTTGGGACATGAAGATGTTGATATGTCCATTAAACTGTGTCGGGTGATTCCCAATTTGACCTTTTTTGAGACGCACAACTGGCTTCTCTCATATTTCCTTTTTCTTATTATTTCAAG CTACATGCCAACTCCTGTGTTAGTCATTATCGACGTCCAGCCGAAAGAGCTTGGGATACCCACTAAAGCCTATTATGCGGTTGAGGAGGTTAAAGAG GATGTTTTCAACCTACTTCCTAATCTAAATGTGTCCGAATTAATTAAAGCTTTTGCAG TGAAAACAAATGATATGATGTTGGTCATATATCTTTCGTCCCTCATCAGAAGTGTGCTTGCTCTTCATAATTTGATCAACACTAACGAGAGAGGTTCTGCTTTATTTTTTAATCCCTTTTTAGAACAAAGACTTTTAAGATCCACTAAACTACATTGA
- the LOC140871062 gene encoding uncharacterized protein isoform X4 — MLTLSASTLRDQDALSKVPTREVLEGRAYGLQHPWFGIVNRSQADINKNVDMNSSRQKEREYFESSPEYGHLAHKMRSEYLAKLLSQSWTVLAGPLQLMAQLYKILEMCRAFDGIFKEHLDGGYMPTPVLVIIDVQPKELGIPTKAYYAVEEVKEDVFNLLPNLNVSELIKAFAVKTNDMMLVIYLSSLIRSVLALHNLINTNERGSALFFNPFLEQRLLRSTKLH; from the exons ATG CTAACTCTTTCTGCTTCAACCTTGCGTGATCAGGATGCGCTGTCAAAGGTGCCGACACGAGAA GTACTCGAGGGTAGAGCGTACGGGCTCCAACATCCATGGTTTGGAATAGTGAACCGTTcacaagctgatatcaataagaaTGTTGACATGAATTCTTCTCGCCAAAAAGAAAGGGAATATTTTGAATCAAGCCCAGAATATGGGCATCTTGCTCACAAAATGAGATCAGAATATCTGGCAAAGCTTTTGTCTCAG AGTTGGACTGTATTGGCAGGCCCATTGCAACTGATG GcacaattgtacaaaattttggaAATGTGCCGTGCATTTGATGGCATATTTAAGGAACATTTGGATGGCGG CTACATGCCAACTCCTGTGTTAGTCATTATCGACGTCCAGCCGAAAGAGCTTGGGATACCCACTAAAGCCTATTATGCGGTTGAGGAGGTTAAAGAG GATGTTTTCAACCTACTTCCTAATCTAAATGTGTCCGAATTAATTAAAGCTTTTGCAG TGAAAACAAATGATATGATGTTGGTCATATATCTTTCGTCCCTCATCAGAAGTGTGCTTGCTCTTCATAATTTGATCAACACTAACGAGAGAGGTTCTGCTTTATTTTTTAATCCCTTTTTAGAACAAAGACTTTTAAGATCCACTAAACTACATTGA